One window of Novosphingobium sp. 9U genomic DNA carries:
- a CDS encoding autotransporter outer membrane beta-barrel domain-containing protein — protein sequence MAGQGSQGRRARAFLLKSGATALALLVHQQAWAACAPDPVQSGQTTTCSGLDADGFVISTSDSTVVVTNGAVVTGSGGAAISVAMPSPGNYFTRTATLNIDGIVAGGANAGIQIEPGSLAGNSFDGGGSSVRITIGATGLVSGSAGISGVKTQDNPYAGTVIALDNSGTVSANSGPAIAAENLGPTFSTIVNRQGALIRGIATSFDTLDNSGTIDGGSGSAVAPSSAYGYRPNEVRNAGLITSAGAAPTIMAGGFITNSGAISNTGSGNAISASTSYLIMSNEAGGSIAANGTAISAPYALSLTNAGLITGNVVAGSNVSFTGSRVDTGAGVLDGNLQFGDSFDTLYVRYANGASRTGVTGTIDGAGGTDTVIARFLADATVTAAAPSVTGFESFGVEVATDTRVVLADGFSMPTTLLISGAGTIENRTALAAAGTVVDNYWLGDNPNFVNAGTIEDTRTSSTDGFGYGYAVRGTLRSFENTGRILSSENGVSVYTNSFINSGDIIAAGTAVYDSLNGLPFRNSGLIRSTSGTGLSASSSSYNVGYGIENSGTIEGVTTGADLGTNLINTGTIRSSGTGVRLAYGTLENRSGGLIAGDEQAATVGYTGTLVNSGTINGNVTLQDGFGYGNARFFALDGSVLNGNLTLGNGTTFVTELTGAGTSGFAGVNGSVTSAGGSVRFRVRDDASPAIPSVNEFTSVGYDLYDGSALTLSGNGDVTQQLVFAGNGSVDLTANLVATSQPAILSDYVLDWTGNSYAANTLSIVSRGAITLTRSNPNTYPSAVQLREGDVFTNAGTITMRDVSGSPYQGSAISGGKVVNTGTITVENAQALNGSQSVDNSGSITGNGPLARYLPGTLTNSGTLTSINGPALQLSSSGLIDNLAGGVISGAGGIAIQSASGSIRNAGTINGSVDLSYLNVYSYYGSTYTAAGGTLNGDLRFGRNDDLLIETGSGFGVTGTIDGGEGYDLALHARSGSGTVELGTLPTGFEGEGVTASGAGTVVTITGAAGRTADIAVGGDAQIVNRAATTGSVRGLADLGVYLPDQSYNTYLASFDNQADVGRTIAVRANALTNTANVGLAAIDGDDDERGIEQYATGALSFNNSGTVASPIDGAAADLIGEQVTTASIVNSGTLDGGLSAVLLFTQDGQNPAVTLDNSGTIKSAGMGDTAAGLYQSFYVPGTLPGPVTIAVNNTGTIEQTGTAGDALYLGFVSDNATTIRNAGTIRANAGGITGRYNYPYGWYFPEYSYLYTDLATGIHVSSPGLAYGYEVAPQVTISNLKGATIEATGALSVAALVEGKLTLDNAGTINGGGDVNYTYSYTYGPTYSFTYAGAIQTLGDFDDSIVNSGTITGTVDLGGGNDTIVNTGTMTGNVRLGSGDDAFTQRISATLGGTISGGEGFDTFRVDATGTGAIAGSQIDGFERLVQTGPGSAAWSGRFEAPTIELDGSTLLVAAGSTLQTSGMVAVTGGNGAEVVTNAGTIAGSVVLGDGNDLYRDLAGSTVAGTVDGGSGQDTYEYVLAGDRNASGTRANFETLAVGGSGTLTYALEQSFAQARLDGVGLTVSSHGYTIGEVLGGAGSETLRIDGDLARVALAGGNDTLVLGTAVAAGNYDGGTGTDTLTFSGTAPVTLAGTVTGFEALSLDSNALTVAGTLGTAGETVSLTDRAEVVTLAQDGAIRASLNLGAGDDRFRLQQAGYAGPIDGGLGEDTFSLETGAPYTISDAVTGFERFALGGNALTIAGTLGSAGQALRFEDTDDTITVAAGGRLLGNVSLGGGNDRLTIVGAFAGSVDGGAGTDVLSVSGGSQSTPVAFASIAQFESYAQSGGFATISGTAALGTANLTGGRLVGLAGSTINAGTINVQQGAIFGSAGTVNANIAVAGTLSPGASPGTMTVNGNVSLGATSVSLFEITPTVADQLVISGTLSIAQGATLQLAPSADVQAGRSLDLIVAGGGISGSFTNIVKPASLFGVVVQGPNRIQLLGQFLNSPNYTPQVQASVAYTNAILLTQPAGSPLLTVLPALAPSGVTDAAAFARLTPEPYASAVQASVERGLIVTRAMRSMSFAQADDTPRAFTFGQALGGWSRIDAGNERGTARVKGDGYGFLGGIGFAASNWAVGGFVGYLKQDQTIAALAARTKTDGVLAGVHLRYDSGSVSASASAFYDGADAETKRSLPAVGSADSDYNLRGWGFDAKVAARVEPVIGLAMTPQIGTTWIRTRRSGTVESGGSPFALTVAGDRQWAGFADASLKFETIDAHKPLRPWVMLGARYQLQGRSPLAVAGFGGGASGLVAYGVSRARLTGTVDVGLDATVSPGVDLFVNGTSEASGHGSRTGANAGIKVSF from the coding sequence ATGGCGGGGCAGGGTAGCCAGGGACGGCGTGCGCGCGCGTTCCTTTTGAAGTCTGGCGCGACCGCATTGGCGCTGCTGGTCCATCAACAAGCCTGGGCGGCGTGCGCGCCCGACCCGGTGCAAAGCGGACAGACAACCACCTGCAGCGGCCTTGATGCCGATGGGTTTGTGATCTCGACATCCGACTCCACGGTCGTGGTGACGAACGGTGCGGTCGTAACTGGAAGCGGCGGTGCAGCGATCTCGGTCGCGATGCCATCACCGGGCAATTACTTCACGCGTACGGCCACGTTGAACATTGATGGCATAGTCGCAGGCGGCGCGAACGCAGGTATCCAGATCGAGCCGGGCTCCCTTGCCGGGAACAGCTTCGATGGCGGCGGCTCCTCCGTTCGCATCACGATCGGGGCTACGGGACTGGTGAGCGGCAGCGCCGGCATCAGCGGCGTTAAGACGCAGGACAACCCCTATGCAGGAACGGTGATCGCGCTGGACAATAGCGGGACGGTCAGCGCCAACAGCGGCCCCGCCATCGCAGCCGAGAACTTGGGGCCCACGTTCAGCACCATCGTCAACCGACAGGGCGCGCTGATCAGGGGCATCGCCACAAGCTTCGACACGCTCGACAACAGTGGCACGATCGATGGCGGCTCGGGATCTGCCGTGGCACCTTCATCGGCCTATGGGTATCGACCGAACGAAGTCCGCAATGCCGGGCTGATCACGTCCGCAGGCGCTGCTCCAACGATCATGGCCGGTGGTTTTATTACCAACTCGGGAGCGATCTCGAATACGGGCAGCGGCAACGCCATCAGCGCGAGCACCTCCTACCTCATAATGAGCAACGAGGCGGGCGGCTCGATCGCTGCGAACGGCACGGCGATCAGCGCGCCCTATGCGCTCTCGCTGACCAATGCAGGCCTGATCACCGGCAATGTCGTAGCGGGCTCCAACGTCTCGTTCACCGGCAGCAGGGTCGACACCGGCGCCGGCGTGCTCGACGGCAACCTGCAGTTCGGCGACAGCTTCGACACGCTCTACGTACGCTATGCCAATGGCGCATCTCGGACCGGAGTGACCGGCACGATCGACGGTGCGGGCGGTACCGATACGGTGATCGCCAGGTTCCTTGCAGATGCAACGGTCACGGCAGCGGCACCTTCTGTGACGGGCTTCGAAAGCTTCGGCGTAGAGGTAGCCACGGACACGCGAGTTGTTCTGGCAGATGGCTTCTCAATGCCAACCACATTGCTCATCAGCGGCGCCGGCACGATCGAAAACCGCACCGCGCTGGCGGCCGCTGGTACTGTGGTCGATAATTATTGGCTTGGCGACAACCCGAACTTCGTCAATGCCGGAACGATCGAGGATACGAGGACAAGCAGCACCGATGGCTTTGGCTACGGCTACGCCGTTCGCGGTACACTTCGCAGCTTCGAGAACACCGGCCGAATCCTGTCATCGGAAAACGGCGTTTCCGTCTACACCAATTCCTTCATCAACTCGGGCGACATCATCGCCGCTGGCACCGCGGTCTATGATTCGCTCAATGGGCTGCCGTTCAGGAATTCGGGTCTGATACGTTCGACGAGCGGGACCGGGCTTTCGGCTTCAAGTTCCAGCTACAACGTGGGCTACGGAATAGAAAACAGCGGCACTATCGAGGGTGTCACGACGGGTGCCGACCTGGGCACCAACCTCATCAACACCGGCACTATCCGCTCTTCGGGCACCGGCGTCAGGCTGGCGTACGGGACGTTGGAAAACCGGAGCGGCGGACTGATCGCGGGCGACGAGCAGGCGGCCACCGTCGGGTACACGGGCACTTTGGTCAATTCGGGTACAATCAACGGCAACGTCACGCTGCAGGATGGCTTTGGCTATGGCAATGCCCGGTTCTTCGCGCTCGACGGCAGCGTGCTGAACGGAAACCTGACACTGGGCAACGGTACCACCTTCGTGACCGAGTTGACGGGCGCGGGCACCAGCGGCTTTGCGGGCGTCAATGGCAGTGTGACATCCGCAGGCGGTTCGGTCCGGTTCCGCGTCCGCGACGATGCCTCGCCGGCGATCCCGTCGGTGAATGAGTTCACGTCAGTCGGGTACGACTTGTACGACGGCTCGGCACTGACGCTCTCGGGCAATGGTGATGTAACCCAACAACTGGTCTTCGCAGGCAACGGGAGTGTCGATCTTACCGCCAACCTGGTCGCCACATCGCAGCCCGCGATCCTTTCGGACTACGTGCTCGACTGGACGGGCAACAGCTATGCCGCCAACACGCTCTCGATCGTCAGCCGTGGCGCCATCACGTTGACCCGCAGCAATCCCAACACGTATCCAAGCGCCGTGCAACTGCGGGAGGGTGACGTGTTCACGAACGCCGGCACGATCACTATGCGTGACGTGTCCGGCAGCCCCTACCAGGGTAGCGCCATTTCCGGTGGCAAGGTCGTCAACACCGGCACCATCACGGTGGAGAATGCCCAGGCCCTGAACGGCTCGCAGTCGGTCGACAACTCCGGCTCGATCACCGGCAATGGACCGCTGGCTCGCTACCTGCCGGGAACGCTGACCAACAGCGGCACGCTGACCAGCATCAACGGCCCGGCCCTGCAGCTCAGTTCCTCCGGATTGATCGACAACCTTGCTGGGGGCGTCATCTCGGGTGCGGGCGGCATTGCGATCCAATCCGCAAGTGGCTCGATCCGCAATGCCGGCACCATCAACGGCTCGGTCGATCTCTCCTACCTCAACGTCTACTCGTACTACGGCTCGACCTACACCGCGGCCGGCGGCACGCTGAACGGCGATCTGCGCTTCGGGCGTAACGACGACCTGCTGATCGAGACCGGCAGCGGCTTTGGCGTGACCGGTACGATCGATGGCGGGGAGGGCTACGACCTCGCCCTCCATGCCCGTTCCGGGTCGGGTACGGTGGAACTCGGCACGCTGCCGACCGGCTTCGAAGGTGAGGGCGTAACCGCCAGCGGCGCCGGTACCGTGGTGACGATTACGGGAGCTGCCGGTCGCACTGCCGACATTGCGGTGGGCGGCGATGCGCAGATCGTCAATCGTGCGGCGACGACCGGCTCGGTCAGGGGGCTCGCCGACTTGGGCGTCTACCTGCCGGACCAGAGCTACAACACTTACCTCGCCTCCTTCGACAACCAGGCTGACGTCGGCCGCACAATCGCGGTACGCGCGAACGCCCTGACCAACACCGCTAACGTCGGCCTCGCCGCGATCGACGGTGACGATGACGAGCGCGGTATCGAACAGTACGCGACCGGCGCGTTGAGCTTCAACAACTCCGGGACGGTCGCCTCGCCGATCGACGGCGCTGCTGCCGATCTGATCGGCGAGCAGGTGACCACGGCCAGCATCGTGAACAGTGGCACACTGGATGGAGGACTGTCCGCAGTCCTGCTGTTCACGCAGGACGGCCAGAACCCGGCCGTTACGCTCGACAACAGCGGGACCATCAAGTCGGCCGGCATGGGCGACACTGCGGCCGGCTTGTACCAGTCCTTCTACGTGCCGGGGACCTTGCCTGGGCCGGTGACGATCGCCGTGAACAACACCGGCACCATCGAGCAGACCGGCACGGCGGGTGATGCACTTTATCTCGGCTTCGTCAGCGACAACGCGACCACGATCCGCAACGCCGGCACCATCCGCGCCAATGCCGGCGGCATAACCGGTAGATACAACTACCCGTACGGCTGGTACTTCCCGGAATATTCCTACCTCTACACCGATCTGGCAACCGGCATCCACGTCAGCAGCCCCGGCCTTGCTTACGGCTACGAGGTCGCCCCACAGGTCACGATCAGCAATCTCAAGGGCGCGACGATTGAGGCTACGGGCGCTCTGTCCGTAGCGGCGCTGGTGGAGGGCAAGCTCACTCTCGATAACGCCGGCACCATCAATGGCGGCGGCGACGTCAACTACACCTACTCCTATACTTATGGCCCGACCTACAGCTTCACGTACGCCGGCGCGATCCAGACCCTCGGCGACTTCGACGACAGCATCGTCAACTCCGGCACCATCACCGGAACGGTCGATCTGGGCGGCGGCAACGACACGATCGTCAACACCGGGACGATGACGGGCAACGTCCGGCTCGGCAGCGGTGACGATGCCTTCACGCAGCGGATCTCGGCCACCCTGGGCGGCACGATCTCCGGCGGCGAAGGCTTCGACACCTTCCGCGTCGATGCGACCGGCACCGGTGCCATCGCTGGCAGCCAGATCGATGGCTTCGAGCGCCTGGTGCAGACCGGTCCCGGCTCGGCCGCATGGTCGGGCCGCTTCGAGGCGCCAACTATCGAGCTCGACGGCTCGACCTTGCTGGTCGCCGCGGGCTCGACGTTGCAGACATCGGGCATGGTGGCCGTCACCGGCGGCAACGGCGCCGAGGTCGTAACTAACGCCGGCACCATCGCGGGTTCGGTCGTGCTGGGCGATGGCAACGACCTGTACCGCGATCTTGCCGGCAGCACCGTTGCAGGCACTGTCGATGGCGGCTCCGGGCAGGATACCTATGAGTACGTGCTGGCCGGCGATCGTAACGCGAGTGGCACACGGGCCAACTTCGAGACCCTGGCAGTCGGCGGCAGCGGCACGCTGACCTACGCGCTCGAACAGTCCTTCGCACAGGCGCGCCTGGATGGCGTGGGCCTGACTGTCTCCTCGCACGGCTACACGATCGGCGAGGTTCTCGGCGGTGCCGGCAGCGAGACCCTGCGCATTGATGGCGACCTGGCGCGCGTCGCGCTGGCAGGTGGCAACGACACCCTGGTCCTCGGCACGGCCGTGGCCGCGGGAAACTACGATGGGGGCACCGGGACGGACACGCTGACGTTCTCCGGCACCGCACCGGTCACGCTTGCCGGGACGGTTACTGGCTTCGAAGCGCTCTCGCTCGACAGCAATGCACTCACCGTCGCTGGCACGCTCGGCACGGCAGGCGAGACGGTGAGCCTCACCGACAGGGCCGAAGTGGTGACGCTCGCCCAGGACGGCGCCATCCGCGCCTCGCTGAACCTGGGCGCCGGCGATGACCGGTTCCGCCTGCAGCAGGCCGGGTACGCCGGCCCGATCGACGGCGGCCTGGGCGAGGACACGTTCTCGCTCGAGACGGGCGCGCCCTACACGATCTCCGACGCGGTGACCGGGTTCGAACGCTTCGCGCTGGGCGGCAACGCCCTGACGATCGCCGGAACCCTGGGAAGCGCCGGCCAGGCGCTCCGCTTCGAGGATACGGACGATACGATCACGGTCGCCGCAGGCGGTCGCCTGCTCGGCAACGTGAGCCTGGGCGGCGGCAACGATCGCCTGACCATCGTGGGCGCCTTTGCGGGGTCCGTGGATGGTGGCGCCGGCACCGACGTATTGAGCGTGAGCGGCGGTTCGCAAAGCACTCCGGTCGCATTTGCCTCGATCGCCCAGTTCGAGAGCTATGCGCAAAGCGGCGGCTTCGCGACGATCTCGGGCACGGCTGCCCTGGGCACTGCCAACCTCACCGGCGGACGCCTGGTGGGCCTTGCGGGCTCGACGATCAACGCCGGCACGATCAACGTCCAGCAGGGTGCGATCTTCGGCTCGGCGGGGACGGTTAACGCCAACATTGCCGTAGCCGGCACGCTCAGCCCGGGTGCTTCGCCCGGAACGATGACGGTGAACGGCAACGTCTCGCTAGGCGCGACGTCGGTCTCGCTGTTCGAGATCACGCCGACGGTAGCCGACCAGCTCGTCATCTCGGGCACGCTGTCGATCGCCCAGGGCGCGACGCTCCAGCTGGCCCCGTCGGCAGACGTCCAGGCCGGCCGCTCGCTCGACCTGATCGTCGCGGGCGGCGGCATCAGCGGCAGCTTCACCAACATCGTGAAGCCGGCCTCGCTGTTCGGCGTGGTCGTGCAGGGCCCCAACCGGATCCAGCTGCTGGGCCAGTTCCTGAACAGTCCGAACTACACGCCGCAAGTCCAGGCGAGCGTCGCATACACCAACGCGATCTTGCTGACGCAACCTGCCGGAAGCCCGCTCCTGACAGTGCTGCCGGCGCTGGCTCCCAGTGGTGTGACCGATGCTGCCGCCTTCGCACGTCTGACGCCTGAACCTTATGCCAGCGCAGTCCAGGCGAGCGTCGAGCGCGGGCTGATCGTGACCCGGGCAATGCGCTCCATGAGCTTCGCGCAAGCTGACGACACGCCGCGGGCCTTTACCTTCGGACAGGCGCTGGGTGGCTGGAGCCGGATCGACGCCGGGAACGAGCGCGGCACGGCGCGCGTCAAGGGCGATGGTTACGGCTTCCTGGGCGGCATCGGCTTTGCCGCAAGCAACTGGGCCGTGGGTGGCTTCGTCGGCTACCTCAAGCAGGATCAGACAATCGCGGCCCTGGCTGCCAGGACCAAGACTGACGGCGTCCTGGCCGGCGTGCACTTGCGCTACGACAGCGGCAGCGTCTCGGCCTCCGCTTCGGCGTTCTACGATGGGGCCGATGCGGAGACCAAGCGGTCGCTACCCGCAGTCGGCTCGGCCGATTCCGACTACAACCTGCGCGGATGGGGCTTCGACGCCAAGGTCGCGGCGCGGGTCGAGCCGGTGATCGGACTGGCCATGACCCCGCAGATCGGCACGACCTGGATCCGCACGCGCCGGAGCGGGACCGTGGAGAGCGGTGGCAGTCCCTTCGCCCTGACCGTCGCAGGCGATCGCCAGTGGGCCGGCTTTGCCGACGCAAGCCTCAAGTTCGAGACGATAGACGCACACAAGCCCCTGCGGCCCTGGGTCATGCTGGGTGCCCGTTATCAGCTGCAGGGGCGCTCGCCGCTGGCAGTGGCGGGCTTTGGCGGCGGAGCCTCGGGCCTCGTCGCTTATGGCGTATCCCGCGCGCGCCTGACGGGCACGGTGGACGTGGGTCTCGATGCGACGGTGTCGCCGGGTGTCGACCTGTTTGTCAACGGCACCAGCGAGGCATCCGGCCACGGCAGTCGGACAGGCGCCAACGCAGGCATCAAGGTTTCGTTCTGA